A genomic region of Cannabis sativa cultivar Pink pepper isolate KNU-18-1 chromosome 1, ASM2916894v1, whole genome shotgun sequence contains the following coding sequences:
- the LOC115705981 gene encoding uncharacterized protein LOC115705981, protein MPDMQAHVNEFLVKLRKRKIEGSQATAKLTAELLRSVISQQRVPYSNQAGALVDAIKAVGEQLIAANPIELAVGNIVRRVLHIIREEDLSLTTAAMAGLNLSSVSDDDDDAEYEENPVLSAAAVAAASRSTLRPPSLQTLLEDLPDAAAIHRTSSSGGDSEGKSKSADKSSRSRRLKHDVIEAVNELIQDINTCHELIAEQAVEHIHQNEVILTLGSSRTVLEFLCAAKEKKRSFRVYVAEGAPRYQGHLLAKDLVSRGLQTTLITDSAVFAMISRVNMVIVGAHAVMANGGVIAPVGLNMVALAAQRHAVPFVVLAGSHKLCPLYPHNPEVLLNELRSPSELLDFGEFSDCMDFGNGTGSPLLHVVNPTFDYVPPKLVSLFITDTGGHNPSYMYRLIADYYSADDLVVQRRPVIGS, encoded by the exons ATGCCAGACATGCAAGCCCATGTTAATGAATTTCTTGTAAAGCTTAGAAAGCG TAAAATTGAGGGTTCACAGGCCACCGCAAAATTGACAGCTGAGCTTCTCCGGTCGGTGATTTCGCAGCAAAGAGTGCCTTACTCTAATCAAGCTGGAGCTTTGGTTGATGCAATTAAGGCTGTTGGAGAGCAACTCATTGCTGCAAACCCTATTG AGCTTGCTGTGGGTAATATTGTGAGGCGTGTTTTGCACATTATTAGGGAAGAGGATCTTTCTCTTACAACAGCAGCCATGGCTGGATTGAATTTATCATCTGTAAGTGACGATGACGATGATGCTGAATATGAAGAGAATCCAGTCCTATCAGCTGCTGCTGTTGCTGCTGCTTCAAGAAGTACACTGCGCCCTCCTTCCTTGCAAACCCTTCTTGAGGATTTACCTGATGCTGCGGCTATTCATCGCACTTCGTCATCTGGAGGTGATTCTGAAGGGAAAAGCAAAT CTGCTGACAAGAGCTCAAGAAGCCGGAGGCTAAAGCACGATGTCATTGAAGCAGTTAATGAGCTTATACAAGATATCAACACTTGTCATGAGCTGATTGCAGAGCAAGCAGTAGAGCACATTCACCAGAA TGAGGTAATATTAACTTTAGGCAGTTCAAGAACAGTACTGGAATTTCTTTGCGCTGcgaaggagaagaagagatcTTTTCGGGTATATGTTGCAGAAGGAGCTCCAAG ATATCAGGGGCATCTTCTGGCAAAAGATTTGGTCTCTAGAGGTTTGCAAACCACACTAATAACTGATTCAGCTGTTTTCGCCATGATATCCCGTGTGAACATG GTCATAGTTGGTGCTCATGCTGTCATGGCCAATGGTGGGGTAATAGCACCTGTTGGATTGAATATGGTTGCCCTTGCAGCTCAAAGGCATGCTGTTCCTTTTGTGGTGCTTGCTGGTAGTCACAAg TTGTGCCCTCTCTATCCACACAATCCTGAGGTGTTGCTAAATGAGTTGAGATCCCCTTCTGAACTGCTTGATTTTGGAGAATTCTCAGATTGCATGGACTTTGGAAATGGGACTGGTTCCCCTCTTCTACatgttgttaatccaacatttGATTACGTACCACCAAAGCTTGTTAGTTTGTTTATCACGGACAC AGGAGGACATAATCCATCATACATGTACCGGCTCATAGCAGATTATTATTCTGCTGATGATTTGGTAGTGCAACGAAGACCTGTTATCGGTAGCTGA